From a single Brassica napus cultivar Da-Ae chromosome C9, Da-Ae, whole genome shotgun sequence genomic region:
- the LOC106422083 gene encoding uncharacterized protein LOC106422083 isoform X1 produces MDVETSPNHNVPMKSAEEESPKHNVEIACAKTLEENNVEEIKTVEIRDEDGYPKPIVETEDIIDEMESIDIHGEDKTVSLECETQQDKMRSPSNDYDDEHDSESSHDSKDDVDEDETMDDKETTKPDSPDSNPSTSAWTEKAAAIKNFVRVKSEVAVQTVMRRLSGRMNDDNAVYDARDVETKSVESPKTEGKSSIWNPLSYLKMMQNNTVDKVEVKNVEEAELEPVVMKGRIILYTRLGCEECRECRLYLHGKRLKYVEINIDIYPSRKQDLEKIGGSSSSDVPKVFFNEELVGSLKGIKELDESGELDEKIRHLIDEASPREAPLPPFSGEDDASSKGHVDELALIVQKMKLCIVKDRFYKLRKFKNCFSGSDAVDFLSSDQCLERDEAIEVARKLASQLFFQHVLEENLFEDGNHLYRFLDDDHVVSSQCHNIPRGINEIKPRPIPEIASRLRLLYQAILEAYTSPDGKHVDYRSIHGSEEFARYLRIIQELHRVQLVDILREEKLAFFINLYNMMAIHAILVWGPAGPLERTKMFGEFKYVIGGYTYSLSAIQHGIIRGNHRQPYHLAKPFNEKDKRSMVALPYAEPCHFALVCGTRSGPPLRCFSPGEIDKELMEATRDFLRGGGLLVDLSSKVAYISKIFNWYAVDFGNGEKSVLKHASTYLEPQLSEALLDVLVDTQFRVVYQTYDWGLNH; encoded by the exons ATGGATGTGGAGACTTCTCCTAACCATAATGTGCCGATGAAATCTGCTGAGGAAGAGTCTCCTAAGCACAATGTTGAAATTGCTTGTGCAAAAACATTGGAGGAGAACAATGTGGAAGAGATTAAAACTGTTGAGATCAGAGATGAGGACGGTTATCCTAAACCCATTGTCGAAACTGAGGATATAATTGACGAGATGGAGTCTATAGACATCCACGGAGAGGACAAGACTGTTTCTTTGGAGTGTGAAACACAACAAGATAAGATGCGTAGTCCTAGTaatgattatgatgatgaacatgatagtGAGAGTTCACACGATTCAAAAGATGACGTTGATGAAGATGAAACAATGGATGATAAAGAGACGACAAAGCCCGACTCACCAGATTCTAATCCTTCGACTTCTGCTTGGACGGAGAAAGCAGCTGCGATCAAGAACTTCGTTAGAGTGAAGAGTGAAGTCGCAGTACAAACAGTGATGCGCCGTCTTTCCGGGAGAATGAATGATGACAATGCTGTTTACGACGCAAGAGACGTTGAAACCAAATCGGTGGAGTCCCCTAAAACAGAGGGAAAGTCGTCCATATGGAACCCGTTAAGCTACTTGAAGATGATGCAGAACAATACGGTTGATAAAGTAGAAGTGAAGAACGTGGAGGAGGCAGAGTTGGAGCCTGTAGTGATGAAAGGTAGGATTATACTCTATACAAGATTAGGGTGTGAGGAATGCAGAGAATGTAGGTTGTATTTGCATGGAAAGAGGCTTAAATATGTGGAGATAAATATTGATATCTACCCATCTAGAAAGCAGGATCTTGAAAAGATTGGTggatcatcttcttcagatgttCCTAAGGTATTCTTCAATGAAGAATTAGTCGGGAGTCTTAAGGGGATTAAGGAATTGGATGAATCAGGAGAGCTCGATGAGAAGATAAGACATTTGATAGATGAAGCATCACCTAGGGAAGCTCCTCTGCCACCATTCTCAGGAGAAGACGATGCATCAAGTAAAGGTCATGTAGATGAACTAGCTTTAATAGTGCAGAAGATGAAGCTTTGCATCGTTAAGGATAGGTTTTATAAGTTACGAAAGTTCAAAAACTGTTTTTCAGGTTCAGATGCTGTGGATTTCTTATCATCTGATCAATGTTTAGAAAGAGATGAG gCCATTGAAGTTGCAAGAAAACTTGCAAGCCAACTCTTCTTTCAACATGTCTTAGA GGAGAATCTGTTTGAAGATGGGAATCACTTGTACCGGTTTCTAGATGATGACCATGTCGTGTCATCTCAATGCCATAACATCCCTAGAGGAATCAATGAGATAAAGCCAAGGCCGATCCCTGAAATTGCGTCAAGACTCAGACTTTTGTACCAAGCAATTCTTGAAGCTTACACTTCGCCTGATGGAAAACATGTTGACTACAGAAGCATTCATGGGAGTGAAGAGTTTGCAAG GTACCTGCGAATAATCCAAGAGCTCCACAGGGTACAACTTGTAGATATTCTGAGAGAAGAAAAGCTCGCCTTCTTTATTAATCTTTATAACATGATGGCTATTCATGCAATACTTGTATGGGGACCAGCAGGACCACTCGAACGAACGAAGATGTTTGGAGAGTTCAAGTATGTGATTGGCGGCTACACTTACTCACTCTCGGCTATCCAACATGGTATTATACGGGGTAACCACCGACAGCCTTACCATCTTGCGAAACCTTTTAATGAAAAGGATAAACGGTCCATG GTTGCTCTGCCTTATGCAGAGCCTTGTCATTTTGCTCTGGTTTGTGGCACTCGTTCTGGACCACCTCTCCGATGCTTCTCGCCTGGAGAGATCGACAAAGAACTCATGGAGGCAACTCGCGATTTCTTAAGAGGAGGAGGACTCTTAGTTGATCTCAGTTCCAAAGTTGCATACATTAGCAAAATCTTTAACTG GTATGCGGTGGATTTTGGAAATGGTGAAAAGAGTGTACTGAAGCATGCATCAACCTACTTGGAACCTCAACTTTCAGAAGCGTTGCTGGATGTGCTAGTTGATACTCAGTTTAGAGTTGTCTACCAAACATATGACTGGGGACTTAACCACTAA
- the LOC111198259 gene encoding uncharacterized protein LOC111198259 yields MLKSVIPDSSELVFMSDRNRILISAIANVFPQAHHGHCLWHLKENVKGHACSVKKDIVGHRFMELGRYYTEADFKSAYDSFKISYPSAYKYNMDTSNSVESMKNMLKEATRWDLIPMLDYIIGKISDWFNQNQKDAVAGSIDSKLVPLVELRVRELDSYEFEYEITDTEGKMFLASLVGKGCTCKVWDYEKFPCLHGLAAYINFTTNVGRRLHIHELCSEYYWSELWAMAYSKTLYVVPDRSSWNVPDYIKEVKIMPPDCIAREGKKRVRS; encoded by the exons ATGCTTAAAAGTGTTATACCAGACTCTTCTGAactggttttcatgagtgacAGAAATAGAATCCTCATCTCTGCTATAGCAAACGTGTTTCCACAGGCTCACCATGGTCATTGTTTATGGCATTTGAAGGAAAATGTGAAAGGGCATGCTTGTAGCGTCAAAAAAGATATAGTCGGGCATAGATTCATGGAATTGGGCAGATATTACACGGAGGCTGACTTCAAATCTGCTTACGATTCATTTAAGATAAGCTATCCTTCAGCCTACAA GTACAACATGGATACAAGCAACAGTGTGGAATCAATGAAGAACATGCTTAAAGAGGCAACGAGGTGGGACTTAATACCAATGCTGGATTACATCATCGGGAAAATCTCTGATTGGTTCAATCAAAATCAGAAGGATGCTGTTGCTGGATCAATTGATAGCAAACTGGTGCCTCTGGTTGAGCTACGTGTGCGGGAGCTTGATAGTTATGAGTTTGAGTATGAGATCACCGACACTGAAGGAAAGATGTTTTTGGCGAGCTTAGTTGGGAAAGGTTGTACTTGCAAGGTGTGGGATTATGAAAAGTTTCCTTGTCTGCACGGACTGGCTGCTTACATAAATTTCACTACAAACGTTGGCAGGCGCCTTCATATCCATGAGCTGTGCTCAGAATACTACTGGTCGGAACTGTGGGCAATGGCATATTCCAAGACACTTTATGTTGTGCCCGACAGGTCTTCTTGGAATGTACCGGATTACATCAAGGAGGTGAAGATCATGCCTCCGGATTGCATCGCACGGGAGGGAAAGAAAAGAGTTAGAAGTTAG
- the LOC106422097 gene encoding uncharacterized protein At4g04775-like: MSNESGASSGTSGIRRRGTMVGVPKRCWCGEIVVARMSKSEANPYRRYYRCAYAVERKALADEIEILGMRTERLEQQNQIANLELEMLRFEKEILEKVEGVVGEAKSELKKLMVIVALGCLSIVVCSKLIG, encoded by the exons ATGAGCAACGAAAGTGGAGCTTCGTCAGGGACATCAGGTATTCGAAGAAGAGGAACAATGGTCGGTGTGCCGAAGAGATGCTGGTGTGGCGAAATCGTGGTAGCAAGAATGTCAAAGTCCGAAGCTAATCCTTATCGGCGATATTACCGTTGTGCATATGCAGTGGAGCGAAAA GCTTTGGCGGATGAGATAGAAATATTGGGGATGAGGACCGAAAGACTTGAGCAACAAAACCAGATTGCGAATTTGgagctagagatgctgaggTTTGAGAAAGAAATTCTTGAAAAGGTTGAAGGAGTTGTGGGTGAAGCAAAGTCTGAGTTGAAGAAACTGATGGTTATTGTTGCTCTAGGTTGCTTGAGCATTGTCGTGTGCTCTAAGCTAATAGGTTGA
- the LOC106422087 gene encoding uncharacterized protein LOC106422087 — protein sequence MNQSPMVGFASWFQNPLVSYRFSLSSAPEPSAPPPLTGSQSSSGPVELQGTMSNHVRSLRGKNLAGCDIPGSPEESYKMMYNYLYMLEQVNPGTKACVKLDEGSKFKYLFVALGACIEEFAVMRKVIVVDVTWLKNGYGGVLVFAKAQDPNCHAYPLAFAILDRENDDSWTWFF from the exons ATGAATCAATCTCCTATGG TTGGTTTCGCTTCTTGGTTTCAGAATCCGCTGGTTTCCTATCGTTTCTCCCTCAGCTCAGCTCCGGAACCCTCAGCTCCTCCTCCACTCACAGGTTCTCAATCTTCGTCTGGGCCAGTCGAGTTGCAG GGTACAATGAGCAATCACGTGAGATCATTGCGCGGAAAGAATCTGGCAGGTTGTGATATACCTGGTAGTCCAGAAGAGAGCTACAAGATGATGTATAACTATTTGTACATGTTAGAGCAAGTGAATCCGGGAACAAAGGCATGTGTGAAATTGGATGAGGGATCGAAATTCAAGTACCTCTTTGTAGCCTTGGGAGCTTGCATTGAAGAGTTTGCAGTTATGAGAAAAGTGATAGTTGTGGATGTGACATGGCTGAAGAACGGATATGGTGGTGTTCTAGTCTTCGCAAAAGCACAAGATCCTAATTGTCACGCTTATCCACTTGCGTTTGCAATATTAGATCGAGAGAATGATGATAGTTGGACTTGGTTTTTTTAG
- the LOC106422083 gene encoding uncharacterized protein LOC106422083 isoform X2 — MFEADQRRLFSQFEVREFCDNLVEGVVKALKDVSKIQKKSTTTRASVAKPSLFINEKPKGKSENNLEDQKDFSDSLPIFDEYDEEMIESLIICEDECDLPSPKSDFMFDDEETNGLTCFEPEHPSSLVLFSQDFKEESFDYSHQGLLLGTKRPMDDDLGPIFDEEDEPGQTFEAEAPSVTSIIMENQLCFDPGTAPTPLFKEHCKELCIISSVPDLFDKVSSNDIKISGLDHLEKSFELDLQQLVFCSRKSFDSFVFKENSFSLRSYGHELITGILFASSYALEDFMVSTLLEQNSHKAETDFCGDSVLKPVHSYSESDQVRHVLEMFYGSSCFENILIYNIFFDKHAEPWIRNSQFELNLLCSKSEKLAHDLNLFFRNCAITCPDTILVYKTYFDRLHDDLKRVLHVLGKETLVYDLNKYLSCTYDPGILMFVLSVQDKQDQSPRAVRNRSRDRAYQFKTWRCMYSRKPTSKLQGSFFPKFSFTKFYMIFKFFLSDSFPFDTGKMDLRSNPFQEGGNDAPRIIDPGQDDATMAEPDDSSTKDKPGWINGEDTDLKPADETEDELEPAEESMLELKPAEVIVDELDELSELSDTSLEVNELSDTEDGAGLVAGRNEHFSAQRKIHNKFNLGRFYTKFDQAFPQSISSSFSSRMPRGSQQGSLGRAWEKEFNKNH, encoded by the coding sequence ATGTTTGAAGCTGATCAAAGAAGGCTTTTCAGTCAATTTGAAGTCCGGGAGTTTTGTGACAACCTTGTGGAGGGTGTGGTGAAAGCCCTAAAGGATGTCAGCAAGatccaaaagaagagcacaacCACACGTGCATCTGTAGCTAAGCCATCCTTATTCATCAATGAAAAAcccaaaggtaaatctgaaaacaaccttgaagatcaaaaagatttttcagattctttaccaatttttgatgagtatgatgaagagatGATTGAAAGTTTGATCATTTGTGAGGATGAATGTGATCTTCCATCTCCAAAAtctgattttatgtttgatgatgaagagaCTAATGGACTAACCTGTTTtgaaccggagcatccgagtagtcttgttctATTTTCACAGGATTTTAAGGAAGAATCATTCGACTACTCACATCAAGGACTGCTTCTTGGCACCAAGAGACCCATGGACGATGATCTAGGTCCCATATTTGATGAGGAAGACGAACCTGGTCAAACCTTTGAAGCGGAAGCACCAAGCGTAACATCCATCATCATGGAGAACCAACTTTGCTTTGATCCCGGCACAGCTCCTACACCTTTGTTCAAAGAGCACTGTAAGGAACTTTGTATCATCAGTTCTGTGCCTGATCTGTTTGATAAAGTCAGTTCCAATgacataaaaatttctggtcTTGATCATCTTGAAAAGTCATTTGAGCTTGATTTGCAACAACTAGTTTTCTGCTCTAGAAAATCGTTTGATTCATTTGTCTtcaaagaaaatagctttagTTTGAGATCTTATGGACATGAACTGATCACTGGAATTTTGTTTGCATCCTCATATGCTTTGGAAGATTTTATGGTTAGCACATTGCTGGAACAGAATTCACATAAAGCTGAAACCGATTTTTGTGGTGATTCTGTTTTGAAACCTGTCCattcttattctgaatctgatCAAGTTAGGCACGTTTTGGAAATGTTCTATGGTAGTTCATGCTTTGAAAACATTCTGATTTACAACATCTTCTTTGATAAACATGCTGAGCCTTGGATAAGAAATTCTCAATTTGAACTTAATCTTTTGTGTTCTAAATCTGAGAAACTTGCGCATGATTTGaatttgttctttaggaacTGTGCTATCACGTGCCCTGACACCATTCTTGTGTACAAGACTTATTTTGATAGGCTTCATGATGATCTGAAACGTGTGCTACATGTTCTAGGGAAAGAAACTTTGGTTTATGATCTGAACAAATACTTGTCTTGTACATATGATCCtggtattttaatgtttgttttgagtGTCCAAGATAAACAGGATCAGTCTCCAAGAGCTGTCAGGAACAGAAGCAGAGATCGTGCTTATCAGTTTAAGACTTGGAGATGCATGTACTCGAGGAAACcaacttcaaaactccaaggaagtttctttccaaaattttccttcactaaattttacatgatttttaaattctttttgtctgattcatttccttttgatacaggtaaaatggatttgaggtcaaatccttttcaagagggagggaatgatgcgccTCGGATCATAGACCCGGGCCAGGATGATGCGACCATGGCTGAGCCAGATGATTCTTCAACAAAGGACAAACCAGGGTGGATTAATGGTGAGGATACTGATCTAAAACCAGCTGATGAGACTGAGGACGAGCTGGAACCAGCTGAAGAGAGTATGCTTGAGCTGAAACCAGCTGAAGTGATAGTAGATGAgctggatgagctgagtgagctaagtgatactagcttggaggtgaatgagctaagtgacactgaagatggagctggtttagttgctgggcgaaatgagcatttttcagcccaaagaaaaattcataacaaattcaatttgggtcggttttacaccaaattcgaccaggcatttcctcagtccatttcaagctcattctcatcaagaatgccaagagggagtcagcaaggaagtcttggtcgtgcatgggaaaaagaattcaacaaaaatcattaa
- the LOC106422083 gene encoding uncharacterized protein LOC106422083 isoform X3, with translation MDVETSPNHNVPMKSAEEESPKHNVEIACAKTLEENNVEEIKTVEIRDEDGYPKPIVETEDIIDEMESIDIHGEDKTVSLECETQQDKMRSPSNDYDDEHDSESSHDSKDDVDEDETMDDKETTKPDSPDSNPSTSAWTEKAAAIKNFVRVKSEVAVQTVMRRLSGRMNDDNAVYDARDVETKSVESPKTEGKSSIWNPLSYLKMMQNNTVDKVEVKNVEEAELEPVVMKGRIILYTRLGCEECRECRLYLHGKRLKYVEINIDIYPSRKQDLEKIGGSSSSDVPKVFFNEELVGSLKGIKELDESGELDEKIRHLIDEASPREAPLPPFSGEDDASSKGSDAVDFLSSDQCLERDEAIEVARKLASQLFFQHVLEENLFEDGNHLYRFLDDDHVVSSQCHNIPRGINEIKPRPIPEIASRLRLLYQAILEAYTSPDGKHVDYRSIHGSEEFARYLRIIQELHRVQLVDILREEKLAFFINLYNMMAIHAILVWGPAGPLERTKMFGEFKYVIGGYTYSLSAIQHGIIRGNHRQPYHLAKPFNEKDKRSMVALPYAEPCHFALVCGTRSGPPLRCFSPGEIDKELMEATRDFLRGGGLLVDLSSKVAYISKIFNWYAVDFGNGEKSVLKHASTYLEPQLSEALLDVLVDTQFRVVYQTYDWGLNH, from the exons ATGGATGTGGAGACTTCTCCTAACCATAATGTGCCGATGAAATCTGCTGAGGAAGAGTCTCCTAAGCACAATGTTGAAATTGCTTGTGCAAAAACATTGGAGGAGAACAATGTGGAAGAGATTAAAACTGTTGAGATCAGAGATGAGGACGGTTATCCTAAACCCATTGTCGAAACTGAGGATATAATTGACGAGATGGAGTCTATAGACATCCACGGAGAGGACAAGACTGTTTCTTTGGAGTGTGAAACACAACAAGATAAGATGCGTAGTCCTAGTaatgattatgatgatgaacatgatagtGAGAGTTCACACGATTCAAAAGATGACGTTGATGAAGATGAAACAATGGATGATAAAGAGACGACAAAGCCCGACTCACCAGATTCTAATCCTTCGACTTCTGCTTGGACGGAGAAAGCAGCTGCGATCAAGAACTTCGTTAGAGTGAAGAGTGAAGTCGCAGTACAAACAGTGATGCGCCGTCTTTCCGGGAGAATGAATGATGACAATGCTGTTTACGACGCAAGAGACGTTGAAACCAAATCGGTGGAGTCCCCTAAAACAGAGGGAAAGTCGTCCATATGGAACCCGTTAAGCTACTTGAAGATGATGCAGAACAATACGGTTGATAAAGTAGAAGTGAAGAACGTGGAGGAGGCAGAGTTGGAGCCTGTAGTGATGAAAGGTAGGATTATACTCTATACAAGATTAGGGTGTGAGGAATGCAGAGAATGTAGGTTGTATTTGCATGGAAAGAGGCTTAAATATGTGGAGATAAATATTGATATCTACCCATCTAGAAAGCAGGATCTTGAAAAGATTGGTggatcatcttcttcagatgttCCTAAGGTATTCTTCAATGAAGAATTAGTCGGGAGTCTTAAGGGGATTAAGGAATTGGATGAATCAGGAGAGCTCGATGAGAAGATAAGACATTTGATAGATGAAGCATCACCTAGGGAAGCTCCTCTGCCACCATTCTCAGGAGAAGACGATGCATCAAGTAAAG GTTCAGATGCTGTGGATTTCTTATCATCTGATCAATGTTTAGAAAGAGATGAG gCCATTGAAGTTGCAAGAAAACTTGCAAGCCAACTCTTCTTTCAACATGTCTTAGA GGAGAATCTGTTTGAAGATGGGAATCACTTGTACCGGTTTCTAGATGATGACCATGTCGTGTCATCTCAATGCCATAACATCCCTAGAGGAATCAATGAGATAAAGCCAAGGCCGATCCCTGAAATTGCGTCAAGACTCAGACTTTTGTACCAAGCAATTCTTGAAGCTTACACTTCGCCTGATGGAAAACATGTTGACTACAGAAGCATTCATGGGAGTGAAGAGTTTGCAAG GTACCTGCGAATAATCCAAGAGCTCCACAGGGTACAACTTGTAGATATTCTGAGAGAAGAAAAGCTCGCCTTCTTTATTAATCTTTATAACATGATGGCTATTCATGCAATACTTGTATGGGGACCAGCAGGACCACTCGAACGAACGAAGATGTTTGGAGAGTTCAAGTATGTGATTGGCGGCTACACTTACTCACTCTCGGCTATCCAACATGGTATTATACGGGGTAACCACCGACAGCCTTACCATCTTGCGAAACCTTTTAATGAAAAGGATAAACGGTCCATG GTTGCTCTGCCTTATGCAGAGCCTTGTCATTTTGCTCTGGTTTGTGGCACTCGTTCTGGACCACCTCTCCGATGCTTCTCGCCTGGAGAGATCGACAAAGAACTCATGGAGGCAACTCGCGATTTCTTAAGAGGAGGAGGACTCTTAGTTGATCTCAGTTCCAAAGTTGCATACATTAGCAAAATCTTTAACTG GTATGCGGTGGATTTTGGAAATGGTGAAAAGAGTGTACTGAAGCATGCATCAACCTACTTGGAACCTCAACTTTCAGAAGCGTTGCTGGATGTGCTAGTTGATACTCAGTTTAGAGTTGTCTACCAAACATATGACTGGGGACTTAACCACTAA